From Mesorhizobium sp. AR02, a single genomic window includes:
- a CDS encoding IS91 family transposase, whose protein sequence is MRPTFEVADIFRRHGSSYRRENAGHLGRGERRVMGAIEACRTPRLGGHVNACDDCGRTRISYNSCRNRHCPKCQGAARKEWVDARVADLLPVPYFHVVFTLPPGIAEIAFHNKAVVYALLMRIAAQTLQAVAADPKRLGAEIGIVAVLHTWGQAMTHHPHVHCVVPGGGLSPGRSRWVACRPGFFLPVRVLSRLFRRLFLTALADVFAHGELRFSNELSHLNDEAFTRHLARARRVEWVVYSKPPFGGPDQVLAYLGRYTHRVAIANSRIVEVDDGHVAFRWKDYRGNGRDREKIMRLDPREFIRRFLLHVLPAGFHRMRHFGFLANSHRRDRIGLCRQLLDQPSPAGGQQQAGKSQHRQSYECPDCRRPMHRTGITVAPVSPPRPSSFWCDTS, encoded by the coding sequence TTGCGCCCCACCTTCGAAGTCGCCGACATCTTTCGACGACATGGGAGCTCCTACAGGCGTGAGAACGCCGGCCATCTGGGCCGCGGCGAGCGACGCGTCATGGGCGCGATCGAAGCTTGCCGGACACCCAGGCTCGGCGGTCACGTCAATGCCTGCGACGATTGCGGCAGGACCCGCATCTCCTATAATTCCTGCCGCAATCGCCATTGCCCGAAGTGTCAAGGCGCGGCCCGCAAGGAGTGGGTCGATGCACGCGTCGCCGATCTGTTGCCGGTCCCGTACTTTCATGTGGTCTTCACGCTACCACCTGGCATCGCCGAGATCGCCTTTCACAACAAGGCGGTCGTCTATGCATTGCTGATGCGGATCGCAGCCCAGACGCTGCAGGCCGTTGCCGCCGACCCCAAGCGGCTGGGCGCCGAGATCGGCATCGTCGCCGTGCTTCACACCTGGGGCCAGGCCATGACCCATCATCCCCATGTCCATTGCGTCGTGCCCGGCGGCGGTCTCTCGCCCGGCAGGTCAAGATGGGTCGCTTGCCGGCCGGGCTTCTTTCTGCCCGTGCGCGTGCTGTCGCGCCTGTTTCGGCGGCTCTTTCTGACTGCCCTTGCCGACGTCTTCGCTCACGGTGAACTCCGCTTCTCCAACGAACTCAGCCATCTCAACGACGAGGCGTTCACCCGCCATCTCGCGCGTGCTCGCCGCGTCGAATGGGTTGTTTATTCGAAGCCACCGTTCGGCGGCCCTGACCAGGTGCTCGCCTATCTCGGCCGTTACACCCATCGTGTTGCCATCGCCAACAGCCGCATCGTCGAGGTCGATGACGGCCATGTTGCCTTCAGATGGAAGGATTACCGTGGCAATGGTCGGGACCGCGAGAAGATCATGCGCCTTGACCCGCGCGAGTTCATCCGGCGCTTTCTTCTTCACGTGCTTCCCGCCGGCTTCCACCGCATGCGTCACTTCGGCTTTCTCGCCAATAGCCACCGACGGGATCGGATCGGTCTCTGCAGGCAGCTCCTCGACCAGCCATCACCAGCAGGCGGGCAGCAGCAGGCCGGCAAATCACAGCACAGGCAGTCCTACGAATGCCCTGACTGCCGGCGTCCCATGCACAGGACAGGGATCACTGTTGCGCCTGTTTCGCCGCCCCGGCCATCATCTTTCTGGTGCGATACATCATGA
- a CDS encoding IS6 family transposase, whose translation MTVSAPTYKNHRYPIEIVARAVWLYFRFNLSLRDVEEMLLDRGIVVSYETIRRWCRKHGPDYARRIRRKAPTKDDVWHLDEVVVRINGQKCWLWRAVDQDGYVLDEIVQTRRNSKAARRLLTRLLKKQGLPPKRMITDKLRSYGAAQRQLMPNVEHRSHKGLNNRAENSHLPFRKRERTRQGFRSVGSLQHFVSIFSAVRNLFVPSQTNRSAAQIRTHRRQAMAAWEAVSARPA comes from the coding sequence ATGACCGTGAGTGCACCGACCTACAAGAACCACCGCTATCCGATCGAAATCGTGGCCCGTGCTGTCTGGCTCTACTTCCGCTTCAATCTGAGCCTGCGCGATGTCGAGGAAATGCTGCTCGATCGCGGGATCGTCGTTTCCTACGAGACCATCCGCCGATGGTGCCGAAAGCACGGCCCTGATTATGCGCGCCGCATACGCCGCAAGGCACCAACGAAAGACGATGTCTGGCATCTGGATGAAGTCGTGGTGCGCATCAACGGTCAGAAATGCTGGTTGTGGAGAGCGGTTGATCAGGACGGATATGTGCTCGACGAGATTGTCCAGACGCGTCGCAACAGCAAGGCCGCCAGGCGCCTGCTGACGCGACTTCTGAAGAAGCAGGGTCTGCCGCCAAAGCGTATGATCACCGACAAACTGCGCTCCTACGGGGCGGCCCAACGCCAGCTCATGCCGAACGTGGAACACCGCTCGCATAAAGGCTTGAACAACCGGGCGGAGAATTCTCATCTGCCGTTCCGAAAACGGGAACGAACGCGACAGGGTTTCCGGTCGGTCGGCTCATTGCAGCATTTCGTGTCGATCTTCTCCGCCGTCCGAAATCTCTTCGTCCCATCCCAGACCAACCGCTCCGCAGCACAAATTCGAACCCATCGACGCCAGGCAATGGCCGCGTGGGAAGCCGTGAGTGCACGGCCTGCCTGA
- a CDS encoding phosphotransferase family protein, which produces MSTDDSSDRLVRLSRSISLHFSGTCPVKLTPYREGVDCWVDLVERFNAPLAVVRSAKSEIAVTRYDGIVDFGVEIEKQVRAAALLRLRGVATPAVLEWNRTTDLVREPSWMLLEFVEHAVANWEELDLHFQLGTIARCIHAIETTDPTLALFRRSGSWSDWITERILMRAAAAGRYIHMPKPDALRLALLTLIGRRDEAAKVLLHLDLRPPNLAVRGGRIVSVLDLGNAIVGDPLLELARIRGCGLLSPVFLRGYGLAPTGLDKEAAILDAFELDLVLLLVVVSLEGAVTLIEG; this is translated from the coding sequence ATGAGCACCGATGACAGCTCCGATCGGCTCGTACGACTGTCGCGTAGCATCAGCCTGCACTTTAGCGGGACATGCCCTGTCAAACTGACGCCTTACCGCGAAGGCGTTGACTGTTGGGTTGACCTCGTCGAACGATTCAATGCTCCTCTAGCCGTCGTCCGCAGTGCCAAGAGCGAGATTGCTGTGACGCGCTACGATGGCATCGTCGACTTTGGCGTCGAAATTGAGAAGCAGGTTCGAGCGGCGGCGCTCCTCCGTCTCCGAGGCGTAGCAACCCCGGCTGTGCTGGAATGGAACCGCACGACCGACTTGGTGCGTGAGCCATCCTGGATGCTTTTGGAATTCGTCGAACACGCCGTCGCCAACTGGGAAGAGCTGGACCTGCATTTTCAGCTCGGCACAATCGCCCGCTGCATTCATGCTATCGAGACAACCGATCCAACGCTGGCTCTGTTCCGCCGCAGCGGCTCCTGGAGTGATTGGATCACCGAGCGCATTCTCATGCGTGCCGCAGCTGCTGGGCGCTACATCCATATGCCGAAACCTGATGCGTTGCGCCTCGCCTTGTTGACACTGATCGGTCGGCGGGACGAAGCGGCCAAGGTCCTCCTCCATCTCGACCTTCGCCCGCCCAACCTAGCCGTACGAGGCGGTCGCATCGTCAGCGTACTCGACCTTGGCAATGCGATCGTCGGCGATCCTCTGCTTGAACTGGCGCGCATCCGCGGCTGCGGTCTGCTGTCCCCTGTATTCCTTCGAGGCTATGGATTGGCCCCAACAGGGCTCGACAAGGAAGCAGCGATTCTCGATGCATTTGAGTTGGACCTTGTGCTGCTGCTGGTCGTCGTGAGCCTGGAGGGTGCTGTCACATTGATTGAGGGGTAA
- a CDS encoding agmatinase family protein, with translation MTLDFIRLLETTSSSEFSRDPRPGWSGPALLFGARSVRLDALAEVVPILVAGIPFDATSSSRPGAADGPTAIRQASLVYSSYIDSLGETEMLDTRTGQRFRYCAPHLADVGDLHVYPTDPTRNFRAIASEARDLATAGQLLVLLGGDHSITFPAFAGWQAARMSTRLGYIHVDHHFDFGDVSAIHGKLYHGSTARRISELPAMVPQRIAFVGQGSVTRSVQFENLQADGYHIVSARRIREQGARVALADVLAGMKQDCDEVYLSVDIDVLDCSVAPGTGNVTLGGLWGSELLDVMFELGHLPIGAFDISEVAPRYDSTGRTAQIAARILFELLYKRRSDAPIAASFAPSGSTR, from the coding sequence ATGACTCTGGATTTCATCCGGTTGCTTGAAACCACCTCCTCCTCGGAGTTCAGTCGCGATCCGCGACCTGGGTGGTCGGGGCCGGCCTTGCTCTTTGGCGCCCGGTCGGTCCGCCTCGATGCGCTGGCCGAAGTCGTGCCAATCCTCGTTGCGGGCATTCCTTTCGACGCGACGTCAAGCTCGCGACCCGGCGCCGCTGACGGTCCAACGGCCATCCGGCAAGCGAGCTTGGTGTATTCAAGCTATATCGACAGTCTCGGCGAGACTGAGATGCTCGACACCCGCACTGGCCAACGTTTTCGCTATTGTGCTCCTCATCTCGCCGACGTTGGCGATCTCCACGTCTACCCGACCGACCCCACGAGGAACTTCCGCGCGATAGCCTCGGAAGCCCGCGACTTGGCAACTGCCGGACAGCTACTGGTCCTTCTGGGTGGAGATCACTCTATTACCTTTCCGGCATTTGCCGGCTGGCAGGCGGCCCGCATGTCTACTCGCCTCGGCTATATTCATGTCGACCATCACTTTGATTTCGGTGACGTCAGCGCCATCCATGGCAAGCTTTATCACGGATCGACCGCGCGACGGATCAGCGAACTGCCGGCAATGGTGCCGCAGCGCATCGCATTCGTGGGACAAGGCTCGGTCACACGTAGCGTGCAATTCGAGAATCTCCAGGCGGACGGCTACCACATCGTGTCTGCCCGCAGGATTCGAGAGCAGGGCGCTCGCGTGGCTCTCGCCGACGTCTTGGCAGGTATGAAGCAGGATTGTGATGAGGTGTACTTGTCGGTCGACATCGACGTCCTCGATTGCAGTGTTGCTCCGGGCACCGGCAATGTCACGCTGGGGGGGCTATGGGGCAGCGAACTGCTGGATGTTATGTTTGAACTGGGCCACTTGCCCATCGGCGCCTTCGACATTTCTGAAGTCGCACCGCGTTATGACTCAACCGGGCGTACTGCCCAAATCGCGGCCAGGATTCTCTTCGAACTCCTGTACAAAAGGCGCAGCGACGCGCCAATCGCTGCTTCCTTCGCTCCATCTGGAAGCACGAGATGA
- a CDS encoding B12-binding domain-containing radical SAM protein, whose protein sequence is MSVTCNIVQLPFPSTATPHPGITAYYADYSHVFAHEMSSYFIPAGSLWELPLWVAHLSGMIEHLGLTAQFIDLSQFPADADACARRIIASTEPGQAVLLSPLAQNYAIALQVSRRLIAAGRRTILGGNMAGLSEPADATVIHRGLATPHSLLACLRSTAPVVTHMIRQGDQADWFPDYTLLESYRGKVPLLRLNASHGCLYTCDFCGDAWSRSLTLVSPAVLEHEIGQFERLFPETRLIYIGDKTFGQSKAAVRNLRDVFAERKNYRFIVQTHVAAIDEQLLDNMQALGVLVVELGFETASADVLRANRKSNRSLEFLQRTMRRLTDRGFRIVLNVLSGLPEETRESHTETLAFIHDARREIWLFNLYNFVPYPLTAQFNRLRDRIVDWEFSNWVEDGPPVFIPWHVTREESYGFFLEKVAAAHETISRRVSAGGADEGPVAPSFTEAAIP, encoded by the coding sequence ATGTCCGTAACGTGCAACATCGTGCAACTACCGTTTCCGTCGACCGCGACGCCTCATCCCGGCATCACGGCATACTATGCCGACTATAGTCACGTCTTCGCCCACGAGATGAGCAGTTATTTCATCCCGGCCGGAAGCCTCTGGGAACTTCCACTTTGGGTTGCGCACTTGAGTGGCATGATCGAACACCTCGGTCTCACCGCGCAATTCATCGACCTCTCCCAGTTTCCGGCTGACGCAGATGCATGCGCGCGTCGGATAATCGCATCGACCGAACCTGGCCAAGCCGTACTGCTGTCACCATTGGCGCAGAACTACGCGATTGCCCTGCAGGTTTCACGACGCCTCATAGCAGCTGGACGCAGGACGATCCTCGGCGGAAACATGGCCGGTCTTTCGGAGCCAGCCGACGCTACGGTGATTCATCGCGGGCTTGCGACCCCCCATAGTCTGCTCGCATGCCTGCGCAGCACGGCTCCGGTCGTCACGCACATGATCCGCCAAGGGGACCAGGCTGATTGGTTTCCGGACTACACTCTGCTGGAATCCTATCGGGGTAAGGTCCCGCTCTTGCGGCTGAATGCAAGCCATGGATGCCTATACACCTGCGATTTCTGCGGTGATGCTTGGTCGCGAAGCCTCACGCTCGTTTCGCCTGCCGTACTAGAGCACGAAATTGGCCAGTTCGAGCGTCTGTTTCCCGAGACGCGCTTGATCTACATCGGCGACAAGACCTTCGGTCAGTCGAAAGCGGCCGTCCGCAATCTTCGTGACGTCTTCGCGGAACGTAAGAATTATCGCTTCATCGTCCAGACGCACGTGGCAGCTATCGACGAGCAACTGCTGGACAACATGCAGGCCTTGGGGGTCTTGGTCGTCGAGCTCGGTTTTGAGACAGCCTCTGCGGATGTGCTCAGAGCCAATCGTAAATCCAACCGCTCCTTGGAGTTCTTACAGCGGACCATGCGCCGCCTCACCGACCGAGGGTTCCGTATCGTCCTGAACGTCCTCAGCGGCCTGCCGGAAGAAACCCGTGAGTCACATACGGAGACACTGGCTTTCATCCATGACGCCAGAAGAGAGATCTGGTTGTTCAATCTCTATAATTTCGTACCTTACCCGTTGACGGCACAGTTCAACAGGTTGCGAGATCGCATCGTCGATTGGGAGTTCAGCAACTGGGTCGAGGATGGTCCGCCCGTGTTCATCCCATGGCACGTCACGCGAGAGGAAAGCTATGGCTTCTTCCTCGAGAAGGTAGCGGCTGCGCATGAAACGATCAGTCGGCGGGTTAGCGCCGGAGGGGCGGACGAAGGACCGGTCGCTCCATCGTTCACAGAGGCAGCCATCCCATGA
- a CDS encoding M16 family metallopeptidase: MRSENGINAWLVEDHAVPIIAIQFVFDGGTTQDPAAKEGLANLMTALFDEGAGDLDSDAFQVKLDDAGAEMSLHAQRDGIYGSMRMLSEQQNAAFDLLRLAVNRPRFDQAPIDRTRAQILSGIIANERDPEAIAERKWLRAIYGTHPYSRPEEGTKESLAAITPADLSAFHKATFGRDGLHVAVVGDIDAKTVSKKLDQLFGDLPQKQTLAPVADVDPKLDQQLAVDYDLPETSLQLAFPGVKRHAPDFYAAKVMNEILGGAPFTSRLWEEVREKRGLAYGVSSHLDDDEHSNTLVVTTATRSDRAAETLSLVRKVVKQMAEEGPTEAELEAAKKYLIGAYAIRKLGSSSSIAATLVEWQLDKLGIDYIQRHAALIDQVTLDQVKAAAKKLLSPEPAIMIVGPPLGGEG, encoded by the coding sequence TTGAGATCTGAAAACGGCATCAACGCCTGGCTGGTGGAGGACCATGCGGTGCCTATCATCGCCATCCAGTTCGTCTTCGATGGCGGCACCACGCAGGATCCGGCCGCCAAGGAGGGGCTCGCCAATCTGATGACCGCCCTGTTCGACGAGGGCGCCGGCGATCTCGACAGCGATGCCTTCCAGGTTAAGCTCGACGACGCCGGCGCCGAGATGAGCCTCCACGCGCAGCGCGACGGCATTTATGGCTCGATGCGCATGCTGTCCGAGCAGCAGAACGCCGCTTTCGATTTGCTTCGACTCGCGGTCAACAGGCCGCGCTTCGACCAGGCGCCGATCGACCGCACCCGCGCCCAGATTCTTTCCGGCATCATCGCCAACGAGCGCGACCCTGAGGCGATCGCCGAGCGCAAATGGCTGCGCGCGATCTACGGTACGCATCCCTATTCGCGGCCGGAGGAAGGCACCAAAGAGAGCCTCGCTGCCATAACACCGGCCGATCTCAGCGCCTTCCACAAGGCTACTTTTGGCCGCGACGGCCTGCATGTGGCGGTGGTTGGCGACATCGATGCGAAGACGGTGAGTAAAAAGCTCGACCAGCTGTTCGGCGATTTGCCTCAGAAGCAGACGCTCGCCCCCGTCGCCGATGTCGATCCCAAACTCGACCAGCAGCTGGCGGTCGACTACGACCTGCCGGAGACCTCGCTGCAGCTGGCCTTTCCCGGCGTCAAGCGCCACGCGCCGGACTTCTACGCCGCGAAGGTGATGAACGAGATCCTCGGCGGCGCGCCCTTCACGTCGCGCCTGTGGGAGGAGGTGCGCGAAAAGCGCGGCCTTGCCTATGGCGTCAGCTCCCATCTAGACGATGACGAGCATTCCAACACGCTCGTCGTCACCACGGCGACGCGCTCGGACCGCGCCGCCGAGACGCTCAGCCTGGTGCGCAAGGTGGTGAAGCAGATGGCGGAAGAAGGTCCGACCGAGGCCGAGCTCGAGGCGGCCAAGAAATATCTGATCGGCGCCTATGCCATCCGCAAACTGGGCTCCTCCAGCTCGATTGCAGCCACACTTGTCGAATGGCAGCTCGACAAGCTCGGCATCGACTACATCCAGCGCCACGCTGCCCTCATCGATCAGGTGACGCTCGACCAAGTCAAGGCAGCGGCCAAGAAGCTGCTTTCGCCCGAGCCCGCCATTATGATCGTCGGCCCGCCGCTGGGGGGCGAAGGATGA
- a CDS encoding M16 family metallopeptidase yields the protein MNMSDGLRRMPAATTLVTTAPALAASGDGKATNFLLDNGMEVVVIPDHRAPIVTHMVWYKVGSADEPLGKSGIAHFVEHLMFKATTNHAAGELDRAVSAIGGSNNAFTSNDYTAFHETVAPSALEQMMSLEADRMRNLVLTDDDIKTERDVILEERRSMIDNNPEAVLEEQVDATLWQNQPYRIPVIGWMQEMEKLNLTDAKAFYDKHYRPNNAVMVVAGDVDPERVKALAAKTYGKVPRGPDLPPRARPAEPVQNTRRTVTLTDARISVPDFSTQWVVPSYHTAEPGEAEALDLLAEILGGGNRSRLYQQLVVKQGIAAGAGADFGGTMLDATSFTIYGSPRGDAKLADVEAAAYAEIARIVKDGVTDDELEKAKNRYVRSLIFARDNSAHMAEMYGSTLATGDKVQDLEEWPDRIRKITADQVKAVAARYLVPDHSTTGYLLPKTER from the coding sequence ATGAACATGTCTGACGGGCTGCGCAGGATGCCTGCTGCGACCACCCTGGTGACGACCGCTCCGGCTCTGGCCGCCAGCGGCGACGGCAAGGCGACGAATTTCCTTCTCGACAACGGCATGGAAGTGGTCGTCATCCCCGATCACCGTGCGCCGATCGTCACCCATATGGTGTGGTACAAGGTCGGCAGCGCCGACGAGCCGCTGGGCAAATCTGGCATTGCCCATTTCGTCGAGCATCTGATGTTCAAGGCGACCACCAATCATGCTGCCGGCGAGTTGGACCGCGCCGTCTCGGCCATCGGTGGGTCGAACAACGCCTTCACCTCCAACGACTACACCGCCTTCCATGAGACCGTAGCGCCTTCGGCATTGGAGCAGATGATGAGCTTGGAGGCCGATCGCATGCGCAATCTCGTCCTCACCGACGATGATATCAAAACCGAACGGGACGTGATCCTGGAGGAGCGCCGCTCGATGATCGACAACAATCCGGAGGCGGTGCTGGAAGAGCAGGTCGACGCGACGCTCTGGCAGAACCAGCCCTACCGCATCCCGGTCATCGGCTGGATGCAGGAGATGGAGAAGCTGAACCTCACGGACGCCAAGGCCTTCTACGACAAACATTACAGGCCCAACAACGCCGTCATGGTGGTGGCAGGCGATGTCGACCCGGAGAGGGTGAAGGCGCTTGCCGCGAAGACCTATGGCAAGGTCCCGCGTGGACCGGATCTGCCGCCACGCGCCCGGCCGGCTGAGCCGGTCCAGAACACCAGGCGCACGGTGACGCTGACCGACGCGCGCATTTCGGTGCCCGACTTTTCCACGCAATGGGTGGTGCCGTCCTATCACACGGCCGAACCCGGCGAGGCCGAGGCGCTGGACCTCTTGGCGGAGATCCTCGGCGGCGGCAACCGCAGCCGGCTCTACCAGCAGCTGGTGGTGAAACAGGGCATTGCCGCCGGGGCCGGCGCTGATTTCGGGGGCACCATGCTGGATGCCACCAGCTTCACCATCTACGGCTCGCCGCGCGGCGATGCCAAGCTCGCCGATGTGGAGGCGGCGGCCTATGCCGAGATCGCTCGCATCGTCAAGGACGGTGTGACCGATGACGAGCTGGAAAAGGCCAAGAACCGCTATGTTCGCTCGCTGATCTTCGCCCGCGACAACTCGGCCCACATGGCCGAGATGTATGGCTCCACGCTTGCCACGGGCGACAAGGTGCAGGACCTCGAGGAATGGCCGGACCGCATCCGCAAGATCACCGCCGACCAGGTGAAGGCCGTCGCCGCCCGCTATCTCGTGCCCGACCATTCGACCACGGGCTATCTCTTGCCCAAGACGGAGAGGTGA
- a CDS encoding IS5 family transposase produces the protein MRGGDGQTGELFSYVDLEARVRRDHPLRRIRAIVNEALSALEREFAALYSPIGRPSIPPEKLLRAMLLQAFYSIRSERLEYDLLFRWFVGIGVDDAAWDHSVFSKNRDRLLEGDIAAKFLAAVLAQPKVKKLLSTDHFSVDGTLIEAWASMKSVKPKDGPSGGHGEPPAEGGGRNAEADFHGHKRSNDTHASTTDPDARLYRKGRGKEAKLCFMGHGLMENRHGLLVDACLTFADGHAERVAALHMIEPRAERPQAITLGADKAYDAQDFINELRSMKVTPHVAQNTSGRSSAIDGRTTRHGGYAVSQRIRKRIEEAFGWIKTVAGQAKTKLRGRDRVGWAFTFNAAAYNLVRLPKLLAVPT, from the coding sequence GTGCGGGGTGGTGACGGACAGACGGGCGAACTGTTCAGCTATGTGGACCTCGAGGCTCGGGTGCGGCGCGATCATCCGTTGCGCCGTATTCGGGCGATTGTGAATGAGGCGCTTTCGGCGTTGGAGCGGGAGTTTGCGGCGCTGTACTCGCCGATTGGGCGGCCGTCGATCCCACCGGAGAAGCTGCTGCGTGCGATGCTGCTGCAGGCGTTCTACTCGATCCGCTCGGAGCGGCTGGAATACGACCTTCTGTTCCGCTGGTTCGTCGGGATTGGCGTCGACGATGCGGCCTGGGATCATTCGGTGTTCTCCAAGAACCGTGACCGGCTGCTGGAGGGCGACATCGCTGCAAAGTTCCTGGCGGCGGTGCTGGCGCAACCCAAGGTGAAGAAGCTTCTGTCGACGGATCACTTCTCGGTCGACGGCACACTGATCGAGGCGTGGGCATCGATGAAGAGCGTCAAACCGAAGGACGGCCCAAGCGGTGGTCATGGCGAGCCGCCGGCTGAAGGGGGCGGGCGAAACGCGGAAGCGGACTTCCATGGCCACAAGCGATCCAACGACACACATGCCTCGACCACCGATCCGGATGCCCGGCTCTATCGCAAAGGGCGGGGCAAGGAGGCGAAGCTCTGCTTCATGGGGCATGGGCTGATGGAGAACCGCCATGGCCTTCTGGTCGACGCCTGCCTGACGTTTGCCGACGGGCATGCTGAGCGGGTGGCCGCACTGCACATGATCGAACCGCGAGCGGAGCGGCCACAGGCGATCACACTCGGTGCCGACAAGGCCTATGACGCGCAAGACTTCATCAATGAGCTGCGTTCGATGAAGGTGACGCCGCATGTGGCGCAGAACACCAGCGGCCGGAGTTCGGCGATCGACGGGCGCACGACGCGGCATGGCGGCTATGCTGTCAGTCAGCGTATTCGCAAGCGCATTGAAGAGGCGTTCGGGTGGATCAAGACGGTCGCCGGACAGGCGAAGACGAAGTTGCGTGGCCGCGACCGCGTCGGATGGGCCTTCACCTTCAACGCCGCCGCCTACAATCTCGTGCGGTTGCCGAAGCTGCTGGCGGTGCCGACATGA